A single region of the Malus sylvestris chromosome 8, drMalSylv7.2, whole genome shotgun sequence genome encodes:
- the LOC126631618 gene encoding MDIS1-interacting receptor like kinase 2-like → MTSLDFLKLCPLAYCLVLFVQLLSPPSFCAFAYATSTTEAEALLKWKATFQNHTRLQNLTSWTYLPAHTKVAPCFWTGISCNAVASVSVINLTNSGIQGPIPKSLETCKSLIRLRLEGNQFTSNISKDFGVYPNLDFIDMSHNKFYGEISQKWGQCSQLETFLIVGNNLIGSIPPEIVNAHKIHRLDLSSNHLVGAIPKGFGRMTSLQKLMLNGNQFSGCIPSEFGLLVDLEYLDLSSNKFNGSIASSLGNFLKLYHLNLSNNHFSHGIPLKLEKLVMLNELDLSHNSLEGSIPPEISNMESLETLNLSHNNLSGFIPPSFEGMHGLSYVDVSYNELEGPIPNNSAFRQALYLQGNKGLCGNVEGLQPCTHGPRKDCKWVFGITFSFIAAILLLSAFFTIKFVVERKEKHPDKAEKHLHEEISFSVLNFDGKSMYEEIIRVTENFDSTYCIGSGGQGSVYRANLSSDNIVAVKKLHQLWDGEKNLEMAFLNEIRALSEIRHRNIVKLYGFCSHHQHSFLVYKFVERGSLAAILSKDEEAKEIGWRKRVNIVKGVAHALAYLHHDCVPPIVHQDISSKNILLDSEYEAFVSDFGIAMFLNPDSTTWTAVAGTYGYVAPELAYTMEVNEKCDVYSFGVVALETIMGRHPGDFFSSFSSVPSSFMSSSTSTLPTHQMSIVDVLDQRILPPIHQEAEEVLSLVKIVFSCLNPSPHSRPTMKQVSQLLSTQKMHLSKSLRMITCGELLAIDPLTA, encoded by the exons ATGACATCTTTAGATTTTCTTAAACTATGCCCTCTGGCTTATTGCCTTGTCTTATTCGTACAACTTCTTTCACCGCCAAGTTTCTGTGCTTTTGCTTATGCTACTTCTACTACTGAAGCAGAAGCACTTCTCAAATGGAAAGCCACCTTTCAAAACCATACCCGCCTGCAAAATCTCACCTCGTGGACTTACCTACCCGCTCATACAAAAGTAGCCCCATGCTTCTGGACTGGTATTTCATGCAATGCTGTTGCAAGTGTCAGTGTGATAAACCTTACCAATTCCGGTATACAAG GTCCAATCCCCAAAAGCTTGGAAACATGCAAGAGCTTAATTAGACTTCGTCTTGAAGGGAACCAATTCACAAGCAATATATCAAAAGACTTTGGTGTTTATCCAAATCTTGATTTCATAGATATGAGCCACAATAagttttatggtgaaatctCACAAAAATGGGGACAATGCTCACAATTAGAAACCTTCCTAATTGTGGGAAACAACCTTATTGGTAGCATACCTCCTGAGATTGTCAATGCTCATAAAATCCATAGACTCGACCTTTCTTCAAATCACTTAGTTGGGGCCATTCCAAAGGGATTCGGGAGAATGACTTCTTTGCAGAAGTTGATGCTAAATGGAAATCAATTTTCAGGCTGTATACCTTCGGAATTTGGATTACTAGTTGATCTTGAATACCTCGACTTGTCATCAAACAAATTCAATGGGTCAATTGCAAGCAGTTTAGGCAACTTTCTCAAACTGTACCATCTGAATTTGAGCAACAATCATTTTTCCCATGGAATTCCATTGAAGTTGGAAAAGTTAGTTATGTTGAACGAACTTGATTTGAGTCACAACTCACTTGAAGGTAGCATACCGCCAGAAATCAGCAATATGGAGAGTTTGGAGACACTCAATCTTTCTCACAACAATCTTTCGGGTTTCATACCACCAAGCTTTGAAGGCATGCACGGCTTGTCATACGTGGATGTATCTTACAATGAATTGGAAGGCCCCATTCCCAACAACAGTGCATTTCGACAAGCTCTGTACTTACAAGGGAATAAAGGATTGTGCGGCAACGTCGAAGGTTTGCAACCTTGCACACATGGCCCAAGAAAGGATTGCAAATGGGTATTTGGAATCACATTCTCCTTTATAGCAGCAATTTTACTTCTTTCTGCTTTCTTTACAATTAAGTTTGTAGTGGAAAGAAAGGAGAAACATCCAGATAAAGCAGAAAAACACTTGCATGAAGAAATATCGTTTTCGGttttaaattttgatggaaaGTCAATGTATGAGGAAATCATAAGGGTGACAGAAAATTTTGATTCCACATATTGCATCGGGAGCGGAGGACAAGGAAGCGTCTACAGAGCAAATTTGTCAAGTGACAACATAGTGGCTGTGAAAAAATTACATCAATTGTGGGATGGCGAGAAGAATTTGGAGATGGCATTCTTGAACGAAATAAGGGCACTATCAGAGATAAGACACCGAAATATTGTGAAGCTTTATGGTTTCTGTTCACACCATCAACACTCGTTCTTGGTGTACAAGTTTGTTGAAAGAGGTAGCTTGGCTGCAATTTTGAGTAAAGATGAAGAAGCTAAAGAAATAGGGTGGAGAAAAAGGGTGAATATTGTTAAAGGTGTAGCTCATGCCTTGGCATACTTGCACCACGATTGTGTGCCACCAATTGTGCACCAGGACATATCAAGCAAGAACATTTTGTTGGATTCTGAATATGAGGCCTTTGTTTCAGACTTTGGCATTGCTATGTTTTTGAATCCAGACTCAACTACTTGGACTGCCGTTGCAGGCACATATGGGTATGTCGCACCAG AACTTGCATATACCATGGAAGTGAATGAAAAGTGCGATGTTTATAGCTTTGGAGTGGTTGCATTGGAAACAATCATGGGAAGGCACCCCGGAGATTTTTTCTCATCTTTCTCATCGGTGCCTTCTTCATTCATGTCGTCATCAACATCTACATTACCAACCCATCAAATGTCAATTGTGGATGTTCTGGACCAACGCATTTTGCCTCCAATACATCAAGAAGCAGAAGAAGTACTCTCTCTTGTGAAGATTGTGTTTTCATGCTTGAATCCTAGTCCGCATTCTCGCCCTACAATGAAACAAGTTTCTCAACTCCTCTCAACTCAGAAGATGCATTTGTCGAAGTCATTACGTATGATAACTTGCGGTGAATTGCTTGCTATTGATCCTTTGACGGCCTGA
- the LOC126633403 gene encoding 2,3-bisphosphoglycerate-dependent phosphoglycerate mutase 1-like, with amino-acid sequence MAAATAFHQSIGTPHSLGHVNNSGLHQEFAKSSVRLISKGFEVDVGLSKTGGYNSSQRNLSVSRASASQASVIDMVSSPSHTKANDSRKKSNEAALILIRHGESLWNEKNLFTGCVDVPLSKKGVEEAIEAGKRISNIPVDMIYTSALIRAQMTAMLAMTQHRRKKVPVIMHNESDQARAWSQIFSEDTIKQTIPVVADWRLNERMYGELQGLNKQETADRYGKEQVHEWRRSYDIPPPNGESLEMCAQRAVAYFKDQIEPQLLAGKNIMIAAHGNSLRSIIMYLDKLTSQEVISLELSTGIPMLYISKEGKFIRRGCPAGPAEAGVYAHTKSLALYRQKLDEMVHWCAPS; translated from the exons ATGGCTGCTGCTACTGCATTTCACCAAAGCATTGGGACTCCTCACTCCCTTGGCCATGTCAATAATTCCGGCTTGCATCAAGAGTTTGCGAAAAGCTCAGTGAGATTGATTTCAAAGGGTTTTGAGGTTGATGTTGGACTATCAAAAACAGGAGGATATAACTCTTCCCAGAGAAACCTTAGTGTAAGTCGAGCCTCGGCTTCCCAGGCTTCAGTGATTGATATGGTTTCATCCCCATCGCATACCAAAGCCAATGATTCTCGAAAGAAATCTA ATGAAGCAGCTTTGATTTTGATTAGGCATGGCGAGTCATTGTGGAACGAAAAGAACTTGTTCACAGGCTGTGTTGATGTCCCTCTGAGCAAGAAGGGTGTAGAAGAGGCAATTGAAGCTGGCAAGAGAATCAGCAACATACCTGTCGACATGATCTATACATCTGCACTGATTCGTGCACAGATGACTGCCATGCTTGCCATGACACAGCACCGTCGTAAGAAG GTCCCAGTTATAATGCATAACGAGAGTGACCAGGCTAGGGCATGGAGTCAGATTTTCAGTGAAGACACAATAAAGCAAACCATTCCTGTCGTTGCAGATTGGCGATTGAATGAAAGAAT GTATGGGGAATTACAGGGTCTTAATAAGCAGGAAACAGCAGACAGATATGGGAAGGAACAAGTTCACGAGTGGCGTCGGAGTTATGACATTCCCCCTCCCAATGGGGAGAGTTTGGAAATGTGTGCTCAAAGAGCTGTTGCTtatttcaaagatcaa ATTGAACCCCAACTGTTAGCTGGAAAGAATATTATGATTGCTGCCCACGGGAATTCGTTGAGATCCATAATCATGTATCTTGACAAACTGACTTCTCAAGAG GTTATCAGTTTAGAACTATCAACTGGAATACCCATGCTTTACATTTCCAAAGAGGGAAAATTCATTCGGAGGGGATGTCCTGCGGGGCCTGCTGAGGCTGGGGTTTATGCCCACACTAAG AGTTTGGCTCTTTACAGGCAGAAGTTAGATGAGATGGTTCATTGGTGTGCTCCTTCCTAG
- the LOC126632820 gene encoding uncharacterized protein LOC126632820 isoform X2 has protein sequence MSAGIKKSPSNGSEKKLSCEEQQAKINEVKKLIGPLPDKLSIYCSDACISRYLRARNWNVKKATKMLKATLKWRSEYKPEEIRWEDIAREAVTGKIYRTNYFDKHGRPVLVMRPRCQNSKSTKGQIKYLVYCMENAVLNLPPGQEQMVWMIDFEGFNLSNISVKVTRETAHVLQDRYPEHLGLAILYNPPKFFEPFFSMVKPFLEPKTYNKGKFVYSDDDNAKKIMEDLFDMDKLEAAFGGNDTSGFDINKYAERMKEDDKKMSTIWTRGNPSLAASEPGVTSAALSLDSLKLDSDSDASDDEKTDISSSHGIEPEVSDNDETVAASTGNATEGVH, from the exons ATGAGTGCGGGAATAAAGAAATCCCCGTCAAATGGCTCTGAGAAGAAATTATCATGTGAAGAGCAGCAGGCAAAG ATTAACGAAGTGAAAAAGCTGATAGGACCATTGCCTGATAAGTTGTCCATCTATTGTTCGGATGCATGCATCTCAAGGTATCTAAGGGCGAGAAATTGGAATGTCAAGAAGGCAACTAAAATGTTAAAGGCTACCTTAAAGTGGAGGTCAGAATACAAACCGGAGGAGATTCGTTGG GAAGATATAGCTCGTGAAGCAGTAACAGGGAAGATTTACAGAACGAATTATTTCGACAAGCATGGGAGACCAGTTCTCGTCATGAGACCACGTTGTCAG AACTCAAAGTCAACGAAGGGCCAGATTAAATATTTGGTATATTGCATGGAGAACGCTGTTTTAAATCTTCCTCCAGGTCAGGAGCAGATGGTTTGGATGATAGACTTCGAAGGTTTCAATTTGTCAAATATTTCTGTGAAGGTGACACGGGAAACTGCACATGTTTTACAAGACCGTTATCCAGAACACCTAGGACTTGCAATACTGTACAATCCACCCAAGTTTTTTGAACCATTCTTTTCG ATGGTAAAGCCTTTTCTAGAGCCAAAGACTTACAACAAAGGGAAGTTTGTTTACTCGGATGACGACAACGCCAAGAAGATAATGGAGGATCTGTTTGATATGGATAAACTGGAGGCTGCATTCGGGGGAAACGATACTTCTGGTTTCGATATAAATAAATATGCCGAAAGGATGAAAGAGGATGACAAGAAGATGTCCACAATTTGGACAAGAGGAAACCCTTCTTTGGCGGCCTCAGAACCTGGTGTTACCAGTGCTGCTCTTTCATTAGATTCTCTCAAGTTAGACTCAGATTCTGATGCTTCTGATGACGAGAAAACAGACATCTCTTCATCCCATGGGATAGAACCGGAAGTCTCAGACAATGATGAGACGGTGGCTGCTAGTACCGGAAATGCTACCGAAGGTGTACATTGA
- the LOC126632820 gene encoding uncharacterized protein LOC126632820 isoform X1 has product MYICTVYVLKEHVFLEIQPDVSDTPDSIQVIFFIYNPKSKPATSPPSLSQCLFLHEIILPCFSQLISLGQLRSSGIAAPIITSWEAPPKFLNLFGQESSQKTMSAGIKKSPSNGSEKKLSCEEQQAKINEVKKLIGPLPDKLSIYCSDACISRYLRARNWNVKKATKMLKATLKWRSEYKPEEIRWEDIAREAVTGKIYRTNYFDKHGRPVLVMRPRCQNSKSTKGQIKYLVYCMENAVLNLPPGQEQMVWMIDFEGFNLSNISVKVTRETAHVLQDRYPEHLGLAILYNPPKFFEPFFSMVKPFLEPKTYNKGKFVYSDDDNAKKIMEDLFDMDKLEAAFGGNDTSGFDINKYAERMKEDDKKMSTIWTRGNPSLAASEPGVTSAALSLDSLKLDSDSDASDDEKTDISSSHGIEPEVSDNDETVAASTGNATEGVH; this is encoded by the exons atgtatatatgtacagTGTATGTATTGAAAGAGCACGTGTTTTTGGAAATTCAACCAGATGTCAGCGACACCCCTGATTCGATCCAAGTAATATTCTTCATATATAATCCAAAGTCCAAACCCGCTACATCtccgccctctctctctcagtgTCTGTTTTTACACGAAATAATACTGCCTTGTTTTTCACAGTTGATCAGTTTGGGACAACTGAGGAGCTCCGGAATAGCAGCTCCGATCATCACTTCCTGGGAAGCTCCGCCAAAATTCCTCAATCTGTTTGGTCAAG AGTCTTCTCAGAAAACTATGAGTGCGGGAATAAAGAAATCCCCGTCAAATGGCTCTGAGAAGAAATTATCATGTGAAGAGCAGCAGGCAAAG ATTAACGAAGTGAAAAAGCTGATAGGACCATTGCCTGATAAGTTGTCCATCTATTGTTCGGATGCATGCATCTCAAGGTATCTAAGGGCGAGAAATTGGAATGTCAAGAAGGCAACTAAAATGTTAAAGGCTACCTTAAAGTGGAGGTCAGAATACAAACCGGAGGAGATTCGTTGG GAAGATATAGCTCGTGAAGCAGTAACAGGGAAGATTTACAGAACGAATTATTTCGACAAGCATGGGAGACCAGTTCTCGTCATGAGACCACGTTGTCAG AACTCAAAGTCAACGAAGGGCCAGATTAAATATTTGGTATATTGCATGGAGAACGCTGTTTTAAATCTTCCTCCAGGTCAGGAGCAGATGGTTTGGATGATAGACTTCGAAGGTTTCAATTTGTCAAATATTTCTGTGAAGGTGACACGGGAAACTGCACATGTTTTACAAGACCGTTATCCAGAACACCTAGGACTTGCAATACTGTACAATCCACCCAAGTTTTTTGAACCATTCTTTTCG ATGGTAAAGCCTTTTCTAGAGCCAAAGACTTACAACAAAGGGAAGTTTGTTTACTCGGATGACGACAACGCCAAGAAGATAATGGAGGATCTGTTTGATATGGATAAACTGGAGGCTGCATTCGGGGGAAACGATACTTCTGGTTTCGATATAAATAAATATGCCGAAAGGATGAAAGAGGATGACAAGAAGATGTCCACAATTTGGACAAGAGGAAACCCTTCTTTGGCGGCCTCAGAACCTGGTGTTACCAGTGCTGCTCTTTCATTAGATTCTCTCAAGTTAGACTCAGATTCTGATGCTTCTGATGACGAGAAAACAGACATCTCTTCATCCCATGGGATAGAACCGGAAGTCTCAGACAATGATGAGACGGTGGCTGCTAGTACCGGAAATGCTACCGAAGGTGTACATTGA